The Lucilia cuprina isolate Lc7/37 chromosome 5, ASM2204524v1, whole genome shotgun sequence genome includes a window with the following:
- the LOC111676645 gene encoding aldo-keto reductase family 1 member C23-like, with the protein MASNTKNPSESPQKERKSLDEVEEKSYTAPDVPRVKLNNDKEIPVIGLGTSKLQTKCKELVGDALKLGYRHIDCAEVDGNEKEIGEAIKEYIKKGLITRDDIFVTSKLWNNHHTPQLVRKACEASIKKLGLSYLDCYIMHTPMAFREGDIYQPKDENDKLIYSEVDFLQTWRAMEKLVQNGLVKTLGLANFNIRQLNILLEKAHIKPAVLHVECHPYLNQQILMDFCAANDIVVVAQHCLGSPSNIYRLHNKIPLTHNEKILEIAKKTKHTPAQVLIRYQIQRGNIVIATAVKRLYMRENILSVGFKLGSQAMADIDELDTGTRVYALEDCKGHPHHPFEKDLY; encoded by the exons atggctTCAAATACCAAAAATCCCAGTGAATCCccacaaaaagaaagaaaatctttGGATGAGGTGGAGGAAAAATCGTATACAGCACCAGATGTACCTAGAGTTAAACTGAATAATGATAAAGAAATACCTGTAATAGGTCTGGGAACGAGTAAA CTACAAACCAAGTGCAAGGAACTGGTGGGAGATGCCCTTAAATTGGGTTATCGTCATATAGATTGCGCCGAAGTTGATGGTAATGAAAAGGAAATTGGTGAAGCTATCAAGGAATACATTAAGAAGGGTTTAATAACAAG AGACGACATATTTGTCACTAGCAAGTTGTGGAATAATCATCATACTCCACAACTGGTGCGTAAAGCTTGTGAAGCCTCCATAAAGAAATTGGGACTTAGCTATTTAGACTGCTATATAATGCATACGCCTATGGCCTTTCGGGAGGGTGATATTTACCAACCGAAAGATGAAAATGATAAGTTAATATATTCCGAAGTAGATTTCTTACAAACCTGGCGTGCTATGGAAAAATTAGTACAAAATGGTTTGGTTAAGACTTTAGGATTGGCCAATTTCAATATACGACagctaaatattttactggaaaAAGCTCATATTAAACCGGCTGTTCTGCATGTCGAATGTCATCCGTATTTAAATCAACAAATATTAATGGATTTTTGTGCGGCCAATGATATTGTGGTGGTAGCACAACATTGTCTGGGTAGTCCTTCGAATATTTATCGTTTGCATAATAAAATTCCCCTAACGCATAATGAGAAGATTTTGGAAAtagcaaagaaaacaaaacatacacCGGCTCAGGTTTTGATCCGTTACCAAATTCAGAGGGGAAATATTGTTATAGCTACGGCCGTGAAACGATTATATATGAGAGAGAATATTTTAAGTGTTGGCTTCAAGTTGGGTTCGCAGGCTATGGCGGATATAGATGAATTGGATACGGGTACTAGGGTGTATGCTTTAGAAGA TTGTAAAGGTCATCCGCATCATCCTTTCGAAAaagatttatattaa
- the LOC111676633 gene encoding DNA-directed RNA polymerase III subunit RPC8, which yields MFALAELKDTIRIAPEQFNLKLIEAIRDEINRKLANKVLLNVGLCIALKDIVSLKDSIILPGDGASHTEVIFRYIVFRPSIGNVITGKIRSCSHEGVHVTLGFFDDILIPPTALQHPSRFDETEQAWVWEYPLEDGGKHDLFMDIGEPIKFRVSREIFEESSPIGPPNNDKPGASAASTSAAAAVGGQNSESKTPYRIIAAINESGLGVLSWWDQQQQEDEEAGAEEEEEDNNDYENDENGEGAYEE from the exons atgtttgCTTTAGCTGAACTCAAAGATACCATACGTATAGCACCGGAACAGTTTAATTTGAAACTAATAGAAGCCATTAGAGATGAAATAAATCGCAAATTGGCCAATAAG GTACTTTTAAATGTGGGTCTTTGTATTGCTTTAAAAGACATTGTGTCTTTAAAAgattccattattttacctgGAGATGGAGCCTCACACACCGAAGTCATATTTCGTTATATAGTTTTTAGACCCTCGATTGGTAATGTGATAACCGGCAAAATACGCAGTTGTAGTCATGAAGGTGTTCATGTTACTTTGGGCTTTTTCGATGATATTCTTATACCTCCTACCGCCCTACAACATCCTTCACGTTTCGATGAAACTGAACAGGCTTGGGTTTGGGAATATCCCTTAGAGGATGGTGGCAAACATGATTTATTTATGGATATAGGAGAACCTATTAAGTTTCGTGTATCACGTGAAATATTTGAAGAAAGTTCACCCATAGGTCCGCCCAACAATGATAAACCTGGAGCATCTGCAGCAAGTACATCGGCGGCGGCAGCTGTAGGTGGTCAGAATTCGGAATCAAAAACTCCCTATCGTATAATT GCCGCTATTAATGAGTCTGGTTTGGGTGTTTTATCTTGGTGGGATCAGCAACAGCAAGAGGATGAAGAGGCGGGCGCTGAGGAGGAAGAAGAGGATAATAATGACTATGAAAATGACGAAAATGGCGAGGGTGCCTACGAAGAGTGA